In the Colletotrichum lupini chromosome 1, complete sequence genome, one interval contains:
- a CDS encoding urease accessory protein UreG: MAGLQDRLPQRSAPGPSQTQTETQSRTGTQAILRLRGAHAPSRQSVRWAEDVVDNEGLGRKSSKVCCIYHRPKGVDESSDESSSDSSDDSSASEADTNGGRRRVPSGDHKGKGKGKKSGKRGDHDHDCGDHGHGRKAGREGSEKRRPSPNAYERVPKPPKPKDEGSGAYLQPLVGATGGSTNTRCFTKTEMIDLSVLFECCVSLLESLFSRTRRSGVSPHSVRRRRPWGDQLSYARAQRAEILSLAINVTPPFFNSFLHISHSFTNLPSSYNREVGFGEFSSKHDSYLSHTIMSHEHSHDGPHGHAHSHEGGFNAQEHGHSHEILDGPGSYLGREMPIVEGRNWSDRAFTIGIGGPVGSGKTALMLALCLALREKYSIAAVTNDIFTREDAEFLTRHKALPAPRIRAIETGGCPHAAVREDISANLAALEDLHREFDADLLLIESGGDNLAANYSRELADYIIYVIDVSGGDKIPRKGGPGITQSDLLVVNKTDLAEIVGADLGVMERDARKMREGGPTVFAQVKKNVAVDHIVNLMLSAWKASGAEENRRAAGGPRPTEGLDSLKA; encoded by the exons ATGGCGGGCTTACAAGACCGTTTGCCGCAGCGCTCGGCACCAGGCCCCTCTCAGACCCAGACAGAAACGCAGAGCAGGACGGGCACGCAGGCAATTCTACGGCTGAGAGGTGCCCACGCTCCATCTAGGCAGTCGGTGCGATGGGCGGAAGACGTGGTGGATAACGAGGGCCTGGGACGCAAGAGCTCAAAAG TCTGCTGCATCTACCACCGCCCCAAAGGCGTAGACGAATCCAGCGACGAGTCCTCCTCGGACTCCTCTGACGACTCTTCCGCTTCGGAGGCGGACACCAACGGCGGGCGTAGGAGGGTACCCTCAGGAGACCACAAGGGTAAGGGTAAAGGAAAGAAGAGCGGTAAGCGGGGAGACCATGACCACGACTGCGGCGACCACGGGCATGGGAGGAAGGCTGGTCGTGAGGGGAGCGAGAAGAGGCGGCCTAGCCCGAATGCGTATGAGAGGGTGCCGAAGCCGCCTAAGCCCAAGGATGAGGGGAGCGGCG CATATTTACAGCCCCTAGTAGGTGCGACGGGCGGCAGCACGAATACAAGATGCTTCACAA AGACAGAGATGATCGATCTGTCAGTACTATTCGAGTGCTGCGTCTCGTTACTGGAGTCTCTCTTTTCGCGGACCCGGCGGAGCGGTGTGTCCCCGCACTCAGTgcgccggcggcggccgTGGGGGGATCAGCTCTCCTACGCCCGGGCGCAACGCGCTGAGATCTTATCGCTGGCGATAA ACGTAACCCCGCCATTCTTCAACAGCTTCCTCCATATAAGCCACAGCTTCACAAACCTCCCTTCCTCGTACAACCGTGAAGTCGGTTTTGGAGAATTCTCATCTAAGCACGACTCATACCTTTCTCACACAATCATGTCTCACGAGCACTCACACGACGGCCCTCATGGCCACGCGCACTCCCACGAGGGCGGCTTCAACGCCCAGGAGCACGGCCACTCCCACGAGATTCTTGACGGTCCTGGAAGCTACCTCGGCCGTGAGATGCCCATTGTCGAGGGCAGAAACTGGAGCGATCGTGCTTTCACAATTGGTATTGGAGG ACCAGTCGGCTCCGGCAAGACGGCCCTGATGCTCGCCCTCTGCCTTGCCCTCCGCGAAAAGTACTCCATCGCCGCCGTCACGAACGACATCTTCACCCGCGAGGACGCCGAATTCCTCACCCGCCACAAGGCCCTGCCCGCCCCGCGCATCCGCGCCATCGAGACGGGCGGTTGCCCGCACGCGGCCGTGCGCGAGGACATCTCGGCCAACCTCGCCGCCCTCGAGGACCTCCACCGCGAGTTCGACGCAGACCTGCTCCTCATCGAGTCCGGCGGCGACAACCTGGCCGCCAACTACTCGCGCGAACTGGCCGATTATATCATCTACGTCATTGACGTCTCGGGCGGCGACAAGATCCCGCGCAAGGGCGGCCCGGGCATCACGCAGAGCGATTTGCTGGTCGTGAACAAGACGGACCTGGCCGAGATTGTGGGCGCCGATCTGGGCGTCATGGAGAGGGATGCGCGCAAGATGCGCGAGGGCGGGCCGACTGTGTTTGCGCAGGTGAAGAAGAATGTCGCCGTTGATCACATTGTCAACCTCATGCTCAGCGCGTGGAAGGCGAGTGGTGCCGAGGAGAACCGTAGGGCTGCGGGTGGACCGCGGCCTACGGAGGGCCTTGACAGCCTCAAGGCTTGA